A genomic region of Phenylobacterium parvum contains the following coding sequences:
- a CDS encoding TetR/AcrR family transcriptional regulator yields the protein MARPPATDAQKTVARRQIQKAAASFYAEHGAAAVTARAIAQRAGVSVGKIYAHFGSLQALMQSLWMDPVETINAQLEAMAAEIADPVQRLKALLEAYVETALTRPQLFRGAFLFVRPDTLPKPDRAPLDSAPFATLLTSTIHDGQKLGVLREGDPRGLAQLAWAGVHGCLALPVNFDRLDLARSQDLAGLMIDILVRDLSVVHPPEPAA from the coding sequence ATGGCCCGACCCCCGGCGACAGACGCGCAGAAAACGGTTGCCCGTCGCCAGATCCAGAAGGCGGCGGCAAGCTTCTATGCGGAGCATGGCGCCGCTGCGGTCACGGCCAGGGCGATCGCCCAGCGCGCTGGAGTCAGCGTCGGAAAGATCTATGCCCATTTCGGGAGCCTTCAAGCGCTCATGCAGTCGCTTTGGATGGACCCGGTCGAGACCATCAACGCCCAGCTGGAAGCCATGGCCGCTGAAATCGCGGATCCGGTACAGCGCCTGAAGGCCTTGCTTGAGGCCTATGTCGAGACCGCATTGACCCGGCCGCAGCTCTTTCGCGGCGCCTTCCTCTTCGTTCGACCGGATACACTGCCCAAGCCGGACCGCGCGCCCCTGGACTCAGCCCCCTTCGCGACCCTCCTGACCTCGACGATCCATGACGGCCAGAAGCTGGGGGTCCTGCGCGAGGGCGATCCCCGGGGCCTGGCCCAGCTTGCCTGGGCTGGGGTCCATGGATGCCTGGCCCTCCCGGTCAACTTTGATCGTCTTGACCTCGCCAGATCCCAGGACCTCGCCGGGCTGATGATCGACATCCTCGTACGAGACCTGTCCGTCGTCCATCCGCCCGAGCCTGCAGCCTAG
- a CDS encoding MFS transporter, producing MSSAQAGSVERLPLRTKFFFGIGSVGDSIVLATVGSYAMLYYNQILGLNAVLAGLAVSASLFFDGFADPVIGSLSDRTRGRFGRRHAYLFLAPVPIALSVIAVFNPPPGASDLVLFLWFALSVSFMRISISLFNTPHLALGGELSTDYIERSKVLSWNNFFTWAGGAGMNFLALHFVFKATPEYPRGLLNPEPYGPFAVGCGLAAMVLLLASAWYTRDQIPRLPKAPENLPRFSPLEFLKDVGKALGNRNYMWLLIAFFFLSMMIGVRGGLNLYVNTFFWGLTSEQLKWFIFGSFVGYGTGFLFSARMHQRLDKRLNMIIWAVVFSIGPAIPMILGLTGVLSSETPGLTPMLIAFSSVGNAGASVLSITVMSALADIADENELAHGVRQEGVLYSTRNLAAKIDQALGAALAGLALWAISFPPKAKPGSVPDDVLFNLVFVDGILATIPGLIAAVCYARYKITRARFEATKAALAARKAAQGT from the coding sequence ATGTCCAGCGCCCAGGCCGGCTCTGTCGAGCGGCTTCCCCTGCGCACCAAATTCTTCTTCGGCATCGGATCCGTCGGGGACTCGATCGTGCTGGCTACGGTCGGCTCCTACGCCATGCTGTATTACAACCAGATCCTCGGCCTGAACGCGGTTCTCGCGGGCCTGGCCGTCTCCGCCAGCCTCTTCTTCGACGGCTTTGCGGATCCGGTCATCGGTTCGCTCTCGGACCGGACCCGTGGGCGGTTCGGGCGGCGGCACGCCTACCTCTTCCTGGCGCCCGTTCCCATCGCCTTGTCCGTGATCGCAGTCTTCAATCCGCCGCCAGGGGCCTCTGACCTTGTTCTGTTCCTTTGGTTCGCCCTGTCCGTCAGCTTTATGCGGATCTCCATCAGCCTGTTCAACACGCCTCACCTGGCCCTCGGCGGCGAGCTCTCGACGGACTATATCGAACGATCCAAGGTGCTGAGCTGGAACAATTTCTTCACCTGGGCCGGCGGTGCGGGGATGAACTTTCTCGCCCTTCACTTCGTCTTCAAGGCCACGCCGGAGTACCCGAGGGGCCTCCTGAATCCCGAGCCATACGGACCCTTCGCTGTTGGCTGCGGGCTGGCCGCCATGGTGCTTTTGCTGGCCTCGGCCTGGTACACCCGGGACCAGATTCCCCGCCTGCCGAAGGCGCCCGAGAACCTTCCTCGTTTCAGCCCTCTTGAGTTCCTAAAGGATGTTGGCAAGGCGCTGGGGAACCGCAATTACATGTGGTTGCTCATCGCCTTCTTCTTCCTGTCGATGATGATTGGGGTCCGAGGCGGCCTGAACCTGTACGTGAATACTTTCTTCTGGGGACTGACCAGCGAGCAGCTGAAGTGGTTCATCTTCGGTAGCTTTGTCGGTTACGGAACAGGATTCCTCTTCTCCGCACGCATGCACCAGCGCCTCGACAAGCGCCTGAACATGATCATCTGGGCCGTCGTCTTTTCCATCGGGCCTGCGATACCGATGATCCTTGGTCTGACCGGCGTGCTGAGCTCCGAGACTCCGGGCCTGACGCCGATGCTGATCGCCTTCTCGTCGGTCGGCAATGCCGGAGCCAGTGTCCTCAGCATCACGGTCATGTCCGCCCTCGCAGACATCGCCGACGAAAACGAACTGGCCCACGGCGTGCGTCAGGAGGGTGTCCTCTACTCGACCCGGAACCTGGCCGCTAAGATCGACCAGGCCCTGGGAGCGGCCCTCGCAGGCCTCGCTCTCTGGGCGATCAGCTTTCCGCCCAAGGCCAAGCCCGGCTCCGTGCCTGACGATGTGCTCTTCAACCTGGTGTTCGTCGATGGAATCCTGGCGACAATTCCCGGCCTGATCGCCGCTGTCTGTTATGCTCGATACAAGATCACCAGGGCGCGCTTCGAGGCTACCAAGGCGGCCCTCGCCGCCCGGAAGGCCGCTCAAGGAACCTGA
- a CDS encoding 1-phosphofructokinase family hexose kinase, translating into MSTTSPSGVLATLTLNPALDLQTAVDAVEPENKLRCDAPRQDAGGGGVNVARVIRRLGGRAPCILPLGGPSGQSLQARLQAEGLEAVVVPIAGETRQSFTVFDRSRGAEFRFVLPGPKLGAGEVRALEAAVFGMAPRPDILVASGSLPGGMDPGRLTRLAVRLRRRGVRLALDASGAGLKAGLEAGVWLVKPNRKELGDCLGRDLIDRAAQLDAALALVAGGQAEWVALSLGAEGALLVGDGFAAYAPSLPITPVSTVGAGDSFMAGLVWELSRGSRPEAALATAVAAASATLLSPGSGMARRADIRRLRPQVRVEVLGPA; encoded by the coding sequence ATGTCGACCACCAGCCCCTCGGGCGTCCTAGCGACCCTGACCCTAAACCCCGCCCTTGATCTCCAGACGGCGGTCGACGCCGTGGAGCCGGAGAACAAGCTGAGGTGCGACGCCCCGCGGCAGGACGCCGGCGGCGGGGGCGTCAATGTGGCCCGGGTGATCCGTCGCCTGGGTGGCCGGGCGCCCTGCATCCTGCCCCTGGGCGGACCTTCGGGCCAGTCGCTCCAGGCGCGCCTCCAGGCCGAGGGTCTCGAGGCGGTGGTCGTCCCGATCGCCGGGGAGACCCGCCAGAGCTTCACCGTGTTCGACCGATCCCGCGGCGCCGAGTTCCGCTTTGTCCTGCCGGGCCCGAAGCTGGGCGCGGGGGAGGTCAGGGCCCTGGAGGCGGCGGTCTTCGGAATGGCGCCGCGGCCTGACATCCTGGTCGCCAGCGGCAGCCTGCCGGGGGGTATGGACCCGGGCCGCCTGACCCGGCTCGCTGTCCGGCTGCGCCGCCGGGGGGTCCGACTGGCCCTCGACGCCTCGGGCGCCGGGCTGAAGGCGGGACTGGAGGCGGGCGTCTGGCTGGTGAAGCCCAACCGCAAGGAACTCGGAGACTGCCTGGGCCGGGACCTCATCGACCGCGCAGCGCAGCTGGACGCCGCCCTGGCGCTCGTCGCCGGTGGACAGGCCGAGTGGGTGGCCCTGAGCCTCGGCGCGGAAGGCGCGCTCCTCGTGGGCGATGGCTTTGCAGCCTACGCGCCCTCCCTGCCGATCACGCCGGTGTCCACCGTGGGGGCGGGGGACAGCTTCATGGCGGGCCTCGTCTGGGAGCTTTCGCGCGGCTCGCGTCCTGAAGCGGCCCTGGCCACGGCGGTTGCGGCGGCATCGGCCACCCTCTTGTCACCGGGTTCCGGGATGGCGCGCCGGGCGGACATCCGCCGGCTTCGCCCGCAGGTCCGGGTGGAGGTCCTGGGGCCCGCCTAG